The genomic stretch GTACAGCAGCTGATTACGAAGATCAAGAAGAAGCAAAAGGAAGTTGTCGCATTTGAAACGACTTTCAAAAACGCTGATATGGTGAAGAAAATCGAGGGCGAGATGGAAACGCTGCAAGAGGAGCTTGAAGGCATTCCAATCGTCAATGAATTCCAACAGAGCCAAACGGATATCAATTATTTGCTGCAGCTGGTTATCTCTATTGTACGGGACACCGTATCGGAGAAAATCAATGTAGAGGATGCTTCTGAGCCTGCTCCTGAGGAATGCAGCGACTAAGATATTTTTGGCTGCTGATTATTCATATGCATATAGAAAAGCCGAATTTCATTGCAGCCTATTTTAGGCTGCAGCTTGAAATTCGGCTTTTTTTAGAGGAAATTCTTTTCCGTAGTCAAGTAGGACGCAGTCGGTTCTTCTTAAAAGCCTGATTTAAGCAACTTAGCTGGTTTAGCTTCACAACGATCCGTGGTCCATTAGTTATTTAGTTTTTAATTACTCACCTATCCTGCACTTTAGCAGGATAGAAGGTAGTTTTTCGAGCCCTAACGTGACTATGTTGCACTCACGCAATATAGAGAGCCTTACAGATGTGTCTTGAGCCGAAATCTGTCTATTCTAATGCAAATGTGCAGGATAGGCCGTTCGGTGAGGCTGAAAAGCACGAAGTTAGTGCAAATGTGCAGGATAGGCCGTTCGGTGAGGCTGAGGTTCGTGCTCGGAGTGAATGTACAACTATCTTAGAACTAGCCCTCCAGCTAACCCTCTAACCCGTCCTCCAACATGCTCTCCAACTAACCAACTATGGCGCTATCCTGCACTTTGCAGGATAGCACCTGGTTTTTCGAGCTCCTGCTTGTCTATATTGCACCGCTGCACTATAGAGAGCCTTACAGGTGTATCTTAAGCCGAAATCAGTCTATTCTAATGCATACGTGCAGGATAGCTGATGTAATCAACTACTTGTTTTATCATATCGTAACCGAAATTCGTAAGAAAGTCGGGCAGTTTATGGTTGAAATAAAGAAAACTACAACTTCCATTATGGATCGCTTTAGTGTTAGGTTTTAATAGCCGATTTATTTAGTTCCACTTATCTAACTGAGTGATACATACATTAATTGATTACAAGAAGCTTATGGACAATAGGGAAATGAAGTGGATAAAGGATAAGTTAAATAAAAAACCACGTATGCCTCGGCTGTAAACATGCAGAGGTGCACGTGGTTTTTAAAGTAGAACTACGCTTGATAAATCGAGTCTTGTGTTTTGCTGCTAGCGGTTGACGAGCGAATGTGGACGATGTAAGGTGTTAAGGAGATGGCTAAAATCGTGCCGACCAGCGATTTTAACGCGTCGCCGATAATAAATGGATAAAACCCGACGACCATCGCTTTCTGAA from Paenibacillus sp. FSL H8-0548 encodes the following:
- a CDS encoding YlbF family regulator gives rise to the protein MSEQHIAENQAELCDHDHEHGEGCGIPSFHTRDLIVREDISKKAKELADLIFTSEEVQHYRRAELQINGNERVQQLITKIKKKQKEVVAFETTFKNADMVKKIEGEMETLQEELEGIPIVNEFQQSQTDINYLLQLVISIVRDTVSEKINVEDASEPAPEECSD